CAATAAGAGAGGCATCGTCTTAACGCCTGACGTTCTGACCAATGCCGGCGGTGTTACCGTTTCTTACTTTGAATGGGTTCAGAACCTCTATGGTTACTACTGGACTGAAGCTGAAGCTGAAGCACGTCAAGAAGAAGCTATGGTTTCTGCCTTCAATGACATCTGGGCCATCCGTGAAGAACACAAGGTCACCGTTCGCGAAGCAGCTTACATGAACTCTGTTAAGAGAGTTGCTGACGTTATGAAATTACGCGGCTGGGTATAATCAACCAGCTGCCTTAAAAAAGAGCACCCCACAGGGGTGCTCTTTTTTTGTTTATAACAGAATGACACAGGAAAAAGCCGATCTTTAGGCCTGTTAATAAGTCTTAAAAAGTATTGACTTGGGTAAAAAAAACAGGCTAGGTTGCAAGTGTTTTTTGCAAGATACGGCATTTTTCTTTAAAAAATTGAAACACTTCATGGCAATAAAATGAACTGATAAGAATAAATATCTTTAAATGCTAGGTTTTTCTCCCAATAAATATATCCATACGAATAATTGTTTCCGCTAGAGGATATTTACGGAAAAAGTTATTGTGACGTTATAGGTAAGATTAAAAAAATCAAAATAGTAGCGGATAAAGCCTATTATATAATAAAAAATTTTTCAGCAAAGTTAGTAGTCTTTAAAGTATTAGGTTTAGAGGGTCTTTAAAAGCCAGACAATTGTATGCAATCGTTTATTATTTCAGAAAATTGTTATAAAGGCTTAATGATTTGTTAAAAACAATTGACATCAGGGCAGAGACAAATTAGAATTGAGAAAACAACGGTCATAAAATTTATTAATGTCACGATTAATTAACAAGCGAATAAGACTGGATCTTTTACAAGCGTCAGTTGATAAACGCCGGAGACATATCAGGCCATCAGGCCTGGGGTGACCGTTGGGAGAAACGAGTAAACTGCCCTTGGGGCGCGAAAGGAGAACGCCTATGCTCGACCAAAGGCGCGACAAAGTGGTCGTGCGCAATTTAACAAAATCTTTTGATGATTTGCTGGTGCTCAACGATATCAATTTTACAGTTAAGGAGGGAGAATTTCTCGTTATCGTTGGACCGACAGGTTGCGGGAAGACCACGTTTCTGAACTTACTATCAACGCTGTATACGCCCACAAAGGGGAGTATTCTGATTGATGGGGAACCGGCTGATCCGAAAAAGCACAACATCAGCTTTGTTTTCCAAGAGCCGTCTTGCCTGCCTTGGCGAACGGTGAAAGAAAATATTGCGTTCGGTATGGAAACGAAAAATTTCCCAAAAGACAAGATGGAAGAGCAGCTGCAAAAGGTTATGGAGCTGGTCGGGTTGACCCAGACACAAGACCTCTACCCGAATCAGATTTCTTCTTCCATGGAGCAGCGGGTAGCCATCGCACGGGCTTTTGCCGTTAATCCGGACTTGCTCTTAATGGATGAGCCCTATGGACAGTTGGACGTTAAATTGCGTTTTTACCTGGAAGATGAATTGGTGCGAATTTGGCAGGAATTTAAGAATACGGTTATTTTTATTACCCACAATGTTGAAGAAGCAGTCTACATTGCAGAACGAGTTTTAGTATTGACCAACAAGCCGACGACGATCAAGGAAGAAATTCCCATTGACCTACCGCGACCGCGCGACTATCTGGATAAAGATTTTGTGGCGCTGCGCGAACATGTTACCGAAGCAATCCGCTGGTGGTAGACCGGCGAGACCTAAGGAGGAAAACTTATGAAACGCAAATTATTGGCAATGGCACTTATAGCGGCTTTTTCAGTAGCAACTTTTGCAGGTTGCGGCGGCGGTGGCGGTGACACCAGTTCTGCTGCAGCAGGCGGTGGCGGCGGTGGCGATTTAAACTTCGGGTTTTTGAACCAGATCGACACCTGGCCCGCTTATTCAGCCATCCAGGACGGTACTGCTGAAAAATACGGTTTGAGCGGTTTGGACACGCAAAAGAATATGCAGTTGTTTGATTCGGGGATGCCCATGGTTGAAGCCATGATTTCAGGCGCTTGGCAAATCGGGGATGCCGGTTCCGTTCCGGTTTTGATGGCCGCTTTACGGTATGACGCTGAAGTGGTCGGGATTGCTTCCAATGAATCTCCGGCAAACGCCATTGTGGCCCGTGAAGACAACCCGGCCTTAAAGGTGACCAACCCGAAATTTGAAAACGCTAAAGGCGATGCTGCCAGCGTTAAGGGTAAAACCATTTTGGTGGCAACCGTTTCTTCCGCTCACTTTGTTGTTGACCAATGGCTGAAATCCATGGATTTGACAGACAAAGATGTTACCATTAAAAACCTGGAACAACCCCAGGCCATTAAAGCGTTTGAATCCGGCGAAGGCGATTTCTTAGCCCTCTGGAGCCCGGAACTTTACCAAGCTTACGGCAAGGGCTGGAAAGACGTAGCCACCGGTAAAGACGTTAACGCCAATACCCTGATGCTTTACTTTGCACCGAAAGATTGGGCAAAAGACAACAAAGACACCATCGCTCGTTTCTTGGCCATGACCTCTACTAAGGTTGAAGAATACAATAGCAAAGGCGAAGAACTGGTTCCTGATTTACAGAAATTCTTCCAAGATTTCGGCGCTATGAAATTTAGTGAAGAAGAAACCAAATTGGATATTGAACGCCATGAATTGTACACTGTGGATCAACAGCTTGAGTTGATTTCTTCTGGCGATGTAGAAAAATGGATGATTGACATCGGTGACTTCTTTGTTCGCCAAGGGAAATTCACAGAAGATGAATTGGCTCAATTGAAAGAAAAACACTTCAACATCACCGACGAATATCTGAAAGCAGCCAAAGACGTTAGCCCGTCTAAATAAAGATGACCGTGGCCTGCAACAGTGTGCTGCAGGCCACGATTTATTATTAATAAGTCGGTTAGGAGTGGAACTATGTCAACAAAAAACATCACACGACCGCAACGGAAACAGACCTTCTATACAGCCATTTCGGTGATTACCATCATCGCCTTCTTCTGCTTTTGGGAAGGGATCGTTCAGTTCGGTATTGTGTCCAAATTTTACTTGGCGTCGCCGACCCAAGTTATAGAGCTTTTTGTATCAAAATTAACCAATGAAGCGCCGGACGGAGCCCTGCTGATGACGCACGTTAAAGTCAGCCTTACAGAAGCCTTGACCGGGTACTTCCTGGCCCTTCTGGTTGGGATCCCCCTGGGCTTGGCCATGGGCTGGTTTTACACCTTTGACGGCCTGGTCAGACCGATTTTTGAATTGATTCGCCCGGTACCGTCACCGGCCTGGATTCCCCTGGTTATCATCTGGTTCGGGACCGGTTTGGTCAGTAAGGTCTTTATTATTTTTGTAGGCGCCCTGGTGCCTTGTGTTATCAACTCTTACTCAGGGGTGGCCCAGACCAACCCGACCTTTATCCGGATGGCCCGGACCTACGGCGCCAGCAACTGGGAAATTTTCACCAAGATTTGTGTCCCCTCTGCCCTGCCCATGGTGTTCGGCGGCTTGCAGGTGGCCCTGGCCTCTGCTTGGACCTGCTTGGTTGCAGCCGAATTGGTTGGTGCGGATGCAGGTTTGGGCTTCCTGATTCAGATGGGTCGCCGTCTCCTCATGCCGGATATGATCATCTTAGGGATGGTCATGGTGGCACTGACCGGGGTTGTGGTGACGATTGTTATCGCTTTTGTGGAGCGTGCGCTGGTTAAGGGCATGCGTCGCGGCGAAGATAGATAGGAGGGATTGCTTTGTCAACTCAAGTGAATACAGCCAAGAGCAATCCGCTCTTAAAAGCCTTGCGCAATAAGCGCGTTTTAAACGCCATCTCGATCATCGGTTTTCTGTTGATTTGGGACTTGGTCGTTGTCAGTGGCCTCCTGGCCATTATGCCCAGACCCCATGAAGTACTCTTCCGTTGGATAGAACTGATGCATGAACCCTACGCCGGTTATACAATGCCGATGCACGTGTGGATTTCTTTCCGCCGGGTCATCATCGCCTTCCTCCTGGCGGCTGCCATCGGGATCCCCACCGGGGTTATTATGGCCTTCAGCAAGTTCGCCCATGCCATTATTCGCCCGATTTTTGAATTCTTTAAACCCATGCCGCCGATCGCCTGGATTTCCTTGTCCATCTTATGGTTCGGCTTAGGCGAACCGTCTAAGATTTTCCTGATTTTCATCGGCTGCGTGGTCCCCTGTATCTTAAACTCTTACAATGGAATTCGCTTGGTGGATCCGGAATTGTACGATGCGGTCCGCAACTTAGGCGCCAATTACTGGCAGGAACAGACCCAGGTCACCTTCCCGGCCTCTTTACCGGCTATTTTTGCCGGCCTGCAAGTGGCCCTCTCCTCCGGCTGGACCTGCGTGGTCGCCGCAGAATTGGTCGGCGCCCGTGAAGGGATAGGATATTTAACATATGTTGGCATGCGTCAAGATGATATAGCTATGACCATCGGCGGGATTTTAACCATCTGCCTGGTCAGCTTCCTGTCTTCCTTGTTCTTAACTTATCTTGAAAGGTGGTTGTGCCCGTGGAAACGCAACATCGACGAGTAGAAAATGCGGAAAAGGTCATCACCTGTACGGATATTTCAAAAGACTACGGCAGCAAAAAAGTGCTGTCACCGATGGATTTTGAGGTTTATAAAAACGAGTTTGTGGTCATTTTAGGGCCGGGGCAGGCAGGGAAAACAACGCTTTTCCGTTTGATCGCCGGCTTTGAAGGCCCCACGACCGGTAAGGTCGTCGTGGGTGGTGAAGAAGTTAGAGGCCCGGGGACCCAGGTGGGTTATGTCTTTCAGCGCTACATGCTCTTCCCCTGGCAGACGGTTATGGGCAATGTGTCCATGGGACCCAAGCTGCGCGGGATTAAAAAAGAAGAGCGGATGGCCAAGGCGCAAAAATACATTGACCTGGTTGGCCTGACCGGCTTTGAAAAGAGCTACCCCCACCAGCTTTCCGGTGGGATGAAACAGCGCGTGGGCATTGCCCGGGCTTATGTTAACGAACCGGAATTGCTCCTTTTAGACGAGCCCTTCGGCCAATTGGACGCCCAGACCCGGATCCTAATGGAACAGGAAATTGAGCGGGTTTGGCAGGCGGAAAAACGGACCATCCTTTTCGTAACGTCAAACATTGACGAAGCCATTTACCTGGCGGACCGGATTATCATTTTGGACGGGAAACTGCCCAGCCATCTGGCGGCCACCTTTACCATTGACCTGCCGCGGCCGCGGGACCTCTTGAGCCAAGAATTTTTACGCCTGCGGAAAGAAATTTCCGACAGCATGAGTTTAGTTTTATAAAATAATGAGGAGGTTTTTAAAATGAAAAAATTCTTATTTTTTTCAATGGCTATTATGGTAGGGCTGTATATTTCAATCCCTGCTGTAGCATCAGAATATGTAGATGTACAAAAAATCGAAGAAAGCCAAGATAATAGCATGAATTTAGAATTGACAAATGAAGAAGCTATTGAAGAAGGAGATATAACTGAAATTAATTCATACTTGGAGAATGAAGAAATCGTATTGAGAGATGTTCTGAAATTAGACGAAACATTTTCCAATACGAAATTTTATAGAAGCAGAACCTATACGGCTTTATATAATAAAACGAATCCAGGTGATTATCAAAATGTATTTATAGCTAATACAGGAAATAATGGATTCGGAGCTAGGGTTTTAAATGATCGAGGAAGAGTAGTTTTTAATAAATGGGTTGAACCGGGATCACATGCGTTATTTAAAATAACAAGACAAACTGTTTTAAATTATGGTACAGAATATGAAACGCGTCCTGGATTACCACCTTTAAAAGTCATGAGATTTTATTTGGTTGCAGATGGATATGGTAGTAATATTGCTGGACGAGCTAGGATCAAATTATATGAATAACTTGACGGATTTAACTGGCGGCAATTGGTTGGTACTGGCAACGGCCCTCGCCTTAGTGCTCGCTTTTATCGTTTTTAGACGCGGGATCTTTCTTTTGGCGGAATGGTTCTTACGCCGGCACGGTGGCTGATTGTCAGAATTTAAAGGAGTCGTGTATGAAAAAATTATCTTCTCTTTTAGCGCTCATTTTAGCCGTTACCTTTACGGTAACGGCTTGTGGCGTATCTCAAGATACGTCTGCGCCTGCTTTATCAAGTGAAGCGGCTAAGACCCTGCCCTTAAAAGTGGCAACCTTAGCACAAATTGATGCCTGGCCGCTGATTGATAGCGTTCAAGAAGGCAAGGCAGAGAAATACGGGCTTTCCATTGGCGATAAAGATATTTTGACCTTTGATTCGGGCATGGAAGCCGTGGAGGGCATTCCGGCCAAGGCTATTACCGTGGCGGATGTCGGCCAATTGCCGGCGGTCATGGCGGCCACCCGTTACCAGGCCAAGATTGTGGGCATTGCCGCTGAAGAAAGCGCTGCCAATGCCATCTTAGCCCGGACCGATTCACCGGTTTTCAATGAAGGAAATGCGGCAGATGCCGTGCGCGGGTCGACCGTTTTGGTCACCTCCGTCTCTTCTGCCCACCAGCTTTTAGGGGCCTGGCTTGAAGAAATGGGCTTGAAAGAAGCGGACATTACCGTCCGCACCGTTGAACAGCAGACCGCCATTTCCGCCTTTGAAGCAGGCGACGGCGACTTCCTGGTCCTCTGGTCACCGGCCTTGTACCGGGGCTTGGACAAGGGCTTTAAAGTGGTGAAAACCGCTGCCGATTTAAACCTGCCCTCTTACATGTTCTACCTGGTGCCCAAGGACCTTTCCGCTGATGAAAGTGAAGCCGTTGCCCGGATGCTGGCCATGGTTGACAGCCGTGTTGACCAGTATCAAGCCGGCGGCGCCGATACGGAAAAAAGCATTGCCGCCTTCTTTAAGAGCTATGCCGGGATGGACATTTCTTTAGCCGATGTCAAAGAAGAATTGACCCGCCACCGTATCTTCCACATTGACGAACAGCTGGAGCTCTTTGACAATGGCTCGGTTGAGAAAGCCTTAACGGCCGCTGCCGACCAACAGCTGGCTGAAGAAAAACTGAAAGCCGATGAAGTGGACGCCGCCAAGGCTGCCCATTTCTACATCGACAAGAGTTTCCTCGAAGCCGCTAAAACCTATGCCAAATAAAAAATAGTTACACGAGATAAAGGCGAGGCCGTTGCGCCGTAAAAGGAACGGTAGCTGCGCACCTCAAAAGACGGGGTGCGCATTTTTTACAGAAAGGAGTTTTATTATGTTGCGAAAGATCCTTGCAGCAACCTTATCGCTTGCCTTGTTGGTAGGCTTATCGGCATGTGGGGCCACAGACAACGCCAGCTCATCCGGAGCCGGTCAAAGCGCCGGCGGGTTGACGGTGGCAACCTTGAACCAGTTGGACGCCTGGCCGGCCTACGCTGCCATGAAAGATGATGTTGCGGATAAGTACGGAATTTCTTATGAAATGAAGCTGTACAAGGCCGGCTTCCAGCTGGTGGAAGATTCCGCCTTGGAAAAATGGCAGATTGGCGATGTCGGCGCAGTGCCGGCGCTTCTGGGGGTGCTCAACCGCCACTTGAGCGTTGTGGGGATTGCAGCCGATGAAAGCGACGCCAACGCCCTGATGGTCAAGGCCAAGAGCCCCCTCTTAAAAGAGGAAAGCAACGGGGTCCTGGGCTCGGCAGATGCCGTCCGCGGTAAAGCCATCTATACCACCCAGGCCTCCAGCGCCCACCGGCTCGTGGCCGCATATTTGAAAAAGCTGGACCTGACCGAAGCAGATGTTAACCTGCAGTACGCTTCCCAGGCCGACTGCCTGGCCGCCTTGGGCGACGGCAGAGCAGACATCGTCTCCCTCTGGGCACCCAACACCTATGAAGCGGAAGAAATCGCCGGCGGCGCAAAAACCCTGGCCAAGGGCAGTGACCTCGGCGTGACCAACTACATGGTTTATGTGGTGGACAGCGCCTGGGCCAAGAACAATAAAGATGCCATTGCCCGCTTCCTGGCCACCGTTGGCCATGAAGCCGGCGCCTTTGAAGAGGTCAAAGATGCAGACCTGGTTTCCTTCTTTAAAGACTACGCCAAGGCTGATTTAGACGAAAAACGCATTGCCGACGAACGCAAGTCCCACCAACTCTTTACCGTAGAAGAGCAGTTGGCCTTGATGAGCGATGGCGACCTGCAAAAAAGCCTGGACGATGTGGCCACCTTCTTCCTGCAGATCAACCGTTTTGCCGATTCCAATTACGGGCAATTGACGAAAATGAACTTCGGCATTACCGATGAATACTTGAAAGCCGCTCAAAAATTGGAAGAAAAAGCCAGCTGACCTGCTAAAAAGACACGCCGTGTGACGCATTTGCACGGCGTGTCTTTATATGCTGAACCCGGCTGTCCCGTCGGACCGGCCGGAAAGGAGACAGGATGCAAAAACCGAAAATCCTCTTGATCCACGGCTGGCTCCACAGCCGGGCCCGGTATGGGCCCCTGGCCGACGCCTTGGCCGATAGCTACAGGGTGTCCCTGGCCAGCCTGCCCGGCTATGACGATAAGGCCTATGTCCGTGCCGGCGGCGGCCACCTGAACCTTTACGCCCGTCACTTGGCCAAGACCATCGCCGCCGAAGCGCCGGCGGTGGCCGTCGGCTTTTCCATGGGCGGGCAAATTCTCCTCCGGGCCTTGACCCGGTATCCGCTGGCCCTGCCATGGGCGGTCTTTTCCAATGTGCCCTACCCGGCCCTGACCTTCGGGCAACTGCTGGCCCGGAGGCGGCGGCTCCTGCGCCTGGGCCTGCGCCTGGCGCAGACCGCGCCGGAGGCCCTGGCCAAGCCGGTTGTCAACCGCTGTGCCGCCTACACCGTCTACCGGCCGGACTGCATTGATGACCTCTTTTACCGAGATGTCTGTGGCGTCAACGCCGCCGTGGCCGCCCGGTCCGCCCGGGAAATGGCCAAGGGCATGCCCCGGGTCAAGCCCCTGGCCGCCACCGCCAGTCTGGTGACCACTTGCAGCCATGACCGGCTGGCCCCGCCGGCAGCGGCCCGGTGCTTGGCAGGAGACCTCCGGGCGCCCCTGGTGAATTTCCCGGCAGCCGGGCATACGGTGGTTTTAGAAGCCCTGGAAGACTATGCCGCCTTCTTGCGCCTTTTGGCCGGCCACCTTCCGGATCCAAGCTCTTAAACTTGCGGCGCCGCCAGGGGCAGGCGGCAAAAAAGCGCCCCTTAAAGGGCCGCCTCACCGGGGCCCCAGCCCCTTAACATTTCATCGCCGGCCAGGCCTTTTCCCGGCCGGCGATTTTTTTGTCCCTTTTTTATTAATTTTCCCATAAATTCAAGAAAAATAAGGCAAATATCACCCGTTTGGGTGTTGTCAACTTCTTTCTTAGGACTTATAATCTAAATAAGTATAGGTATTGGCAGGAAGCCTGACCGCTTTCAAAATGACCCGGGTTGAGGAGGAAAACTTATGAAAAAGAGACTGGGAACCGGCATCACCCTATTCGTGGCCCTGATCTTTGTCTTGATTAACCTGCCCGCAAGTCCTGCATGGGCGGGGAATGTTGCTATTGATGAGACCAACTTTCCGGATGACTATTTTAGATATTATGTTAGTAGAATAGCAGATGCTGATAGTGACGATAAATTAAGTGATCCGGAAATTGCAGCCGTAACAGCGATAGACGTTAGTTTAAGCAACGTTAAAGATTTAACAGGAATCGAATATTTTACAGCACTTCGAAGACTTGATTGTGATCGTAATCAACTAACAAGTCTGGACGTAAGTAAGAACTCGGCACTTCACACACTTGTTTGTTATGAAAACCAACTAAAAAGTCTGAATATAAGTAACAACCCGGCACTTAAAACACTTAAGTGTTATGATAACCAACTAACAAGCCTGGACGTAAGTAACCGCCCGGCACTTGAATATCTTGATTGTGATAAGAATCAGCTGACAAAGCTGGACGTAAGTAACAACCCGGCACTTGTGAACCTTTCTTGTGATGGAAATCAACTGACAAACCTGGACGTAAGTAGCAACCCGGCACTTAAAGTACTTACTTGTGAAAATAATCAACTGACAAACCTGGACGTAAGTAACAACCCGGCACTTGAAACACTTTTTTGTTATGAAAATCAACTAACAAGTTTGGACACAAGTAAGAACCCGGCACTTAAAAGTCTTTATTGTTGGGAAAATCAACTGACAAACCTGGACGGAATTAACAACCCGGCACTTGAAACACTTTTTTGTCGGAAAAATCAACTAACAAGTCTGGACGCAAGTAACTACCCGGCACTTAAATATCTTGAGTGTCAAGAAAACAAACTGACAAGTCTGGACGTAAGTAAAAACTCAGCACTTGTGAACCTTGTTTGTTATAAAAATCAACTAACAGGTTTGGATATAAGTAAAAACCCGGCACTTGAATATCTTGATTGTGATAAAAATCAACTAACAAGTCTG
The genomic region above belongs to Peptococcus niger and contains:
- a CDS encoding ABC transporter ATP-binding protein, whose translation is MLDQRRDKVVVRNLTKSFDDLLVLNDINFTVKEGEFLVIVGPTGCGKTTFLNLLSTLYTPTKGSILIDGEPADPKKHNISFVFQEPSCLPWRTVKENIAFGMETKNFPKDKMEEQLQKVMELVGLTQTQDLYPNQISSSMEQRVAIARAFAVNPDLLLMDEPYGQLDVKLRFYLEDELVRIWQEFKNTVIFITHNVEEAVYIAERVLVLTNKPTTIKEEIPIDLPRPRDYLDKDFVALREHVTEAIRWW
- a CDS encoding ABC transporter substrate-binding protein yields the protein MKRKLLAMALIAAFSVATFAGCGGGGGDTSSAAAGGGGGGDLNFGFLNQIDTWPAYSAIQDGTAEKYGLSGLDTQKNMQLFDSGMPMVEAMISGAWQIGDAGSVPVLMAALRYDAEVVGIASNESPANAIVAREDNPALKVTNPKFENAKGDAASVKGKTILVATVSSAHFVVDQWLKSMDLTDKDVTIKNLEQPQAIKAFESGEGDFLALWSPELYQAYGKGWKDVATGKDVNANTLMLYFAPKDWAKDNKDTIARFLAMTSTKVEEYNSKGEELVPDLQKFFQDFGAMKFSEEETKLDIERHELYTVDQQLELISSGDVEKWMIDIGDFFVRQGKFTEDELAQLKEKHFNITDEYLKAAKDVSPSK
- a CDS encoding ABC transporter permease, producing the protein MSTKNITRPQRKQTFYTAISVITIIAFFCFWEGIVQFGIVSKFYLASPTQVIELFVSKLTNEAPDGALLMTHVKVSLTEALTGYFLALLVGIPLGLAMGWFYTFDGLVRPIFELIRPVPSPAWIPLVIIWFGTGLVSKVFIIFVGALVPCVINSYSGVAQTNPTFIRMARTYGASNWEIFTKICVPSALPMVFGGLQVALASAWTCLVAAELVGADAGLGFLIQMGRRLLMPDMIILGMVMVALTGVVVTIVIAFVERALVKGMRRGEDR
- a CDS encoding ABC transporter permease — its product is MSTQVNTAKSNPLLKALRNKRVLNAISIIGFLLIWDLVVVSGLLAIMPRPHEVLFRWIELMHEPYAGYTMPMHVWISFRRVIIAFLLAAAIGIPTGVIMAFSKFAHAIIRPIFEFFKPMPPIAWISLSILWFGLGEPSKIFLIFIGCVVPCILNSYNGIRLVDPELYDAVRNLGANYWQEQTQVTFPASLPAIFAGLQVALSSGWTCVVAAELVGAREGIGYLTYVGMRQDDIAMTIGGILTICLVSFLSSLFLTYLERWLCPWKRNIDE
- a CDS encoding ABC transporter ATP-binding protein, which translates into the protein METQHRRVENAEKVITCTDISKDYGSKKVLSPMDFEVYKNEFVVILGPGQAGKTTLFRLIAGFEGPTTGKVVVGGEEVRGPGTQVGYVFQRYMLFPWQTVMGNVSMGPKLRGIKKEERMAKAQKYIDLVGLTGFEKSYPHQLSGGMKQRVGIARAYVNEPELLLLDEPFGQLDAQTRILMEQEIERVWQAEKRTILFVTSNIDEAIYLADRIIILDGKLPSHLAATFTIDLPRPRDLLSQEFLRLRKEISDSMSLVL
- a CDS encoding ABC transporter substrate-binding protein; its protein translation is MKKLSSLLALILAVTFTVTACGVSQDTSAPALSSEAAKTLPLKVATLAQIDAWPLIDSVQEGKAEKYGLSIGDKDILTFDSGMEAVEGIPAKAITVADVGQLPAVMAATRYQAKIVGIAAEESAANAILARTDSPVFNEGNAADAVRGSTVLVTSVSSAHQLLGAWLEEMGLKEADITVRTVEQQTAISAFEAGDGDFLVLWSPALYRGLDKGFKVVKTAADLNLPSYMFYLVPKDLSADESEAVARMLAMVDSRVDQYQAGGADTEKSIAAFFKSYAGMDISLADVKEELTRHRIFHIDEQLELFDNGSVEKALTAAADQQLAEEKLKADEVDAAKAAHFYIDKSFLEAAKTYAK
- a CDS encoding ABC transporter substrate-binding protein — encoded protein: MLRKILAATLSLALLVGLSACGATDNASSSGAGQSAGGLTVATLNQLDAWPAYAAMKDDVADKYGISYEMKLYKAGFQLVEDSALEKWQIGDVGAVPALLGVLNRHLSVVGIAADESDANALMVKAKSPLLKEESNGVLGSADAVRGKAIYTTQASSAHRLVAAYLKKLDLTEADVNLQYASQADCLAALGDGRADIVSLWAPNTYEAEEIAGGAKTLAKGSDLGVTNYMVYVVDSAWAKNNKDAIARFLATVGHEAGAFEEVKDADLVSFFKDYAKADLDEKRIADERKSHQLFTVEEQLALMSDGDLQKSLDDVATFFLQINRFADSNYGQLTKMNFGITDEYLKAAQKLEEKAS
- a CDS encoding alpha/beta fold hydrolase; the protein is MQKPKILLIHGWLHSRARYGPLADALADSYRVSLASLPGYDDKAYVRAGGGHLNLYARHLAKTIAAEAPAVAVGFSMGGQILLRALTRYPLALPWAVFSNVPYPALTFGQLLARRRRLLRLGLRLAQTAPEALAKPVVNRCAAYTVYRPDCIDDLFYRDVCGVNAAVAARSAREMAKGMPRVKPLAATASLVTTCSHDRLAPPAAARCLAGDLRAPLVNFPAAGHTVVLEALEDYAAFLRLLAGHLPDPSS